In Myxocyprinus asiaticus isolate MX2 ecotype Aquarium Trade chromosome 46, UBuf_Myxa_2, whole genome shotgun sequence, a single window of DNA contains:
- the LOC127436066 gene encoding uncharacterized protein LOC127436066: protein MIYSSGCKMKLTRTKPNWILTLILTFHIMSVQLEGFHKSDLRVLIVGGKSSAQLSVVNTLQGREDCRQEDRQIIKYVIIENEGRVMMLIAGPNLCEKNPVSQDFKTALTLASPGPHAVLITLSQEDLQSEQCDLLQQVQELLGVQILQYCIVLLLQNDPQKPDRNTERVGEIIDACRGRFHIITDSEPKPAQTTALLEEIHKLVWLNGETFYSTMTQQLETERLELLERLREIESILYKEEEKKETQFSSVIYYTLGGTVGIVAWIFIISMNAVVTGTEDRQIMLIFARLGLAVVFMVTLRNALSPNIAVPINLSRASAFTAVVIQKKESALRRKKQRDIDGEIFFILSLGLILGTITSVWSWSDVLVACCASPGVAFSVLAFLKYSFTFNQMNDGETLMFALKLFFCCTVGATLSMWCVTVFTLIGVKMTIILLILVVIILCFCFKHETHIFLFVLFIVIIWTCCCVLVGSIILILKHSFHVLYNITV from the exons ATGATCTACTCTTCAGGTTGTAAAATGAAATTAACCAGGACAAAACCAAACTGGATCCTCACACTCATTCTTACATTTCACATCATGTCAGTACAACTAGAAG GTTTTCACAAATCAGATCTGAGGGTCTTGATTGTTGGAGGCAAAAGTTCTGCCCAGCTTTCAGTTGTAAACACTCTCCAAGGAAGGGAAGACTGCAGACAGGAGGACAGACAGATTATAAAGTATGTAATAATTGAGAATGAGGGTCGTGTAATGATGCTGATCGCTGGACCAAACCTCTGTGAGAAGAATCCAGTGAGTCAGGACTTTAAAACAGCTCTGACTCTCGCTTCTCCTGGACCTCACGCTGTTCTGATCACCCTCAGTCAGGAAGATCTACAATCTGAACAGTGTGATCTTCTCCAACAAGTCCAGGAGCTGCTGGGAGTACAAATTCTGCAGTACTGCATCGTTCTTCTGCTCCAGAACGACCCACAGAAACCTGACAGAAACACAGAGAGAGTTGGAGAAATCATCGATGCATGTCGAGGCCGATTTCACATCATCACCGACTCTGAACCAAAACCTGCTCAAACTACAGCTCTTCTAGAGGAAATACACAAGTTAGTTTGGCTCAATGGAGAAACATTTTACTCAACAATGACTCAACAGTTAGAAACAGAACGGCTGGAGCTTTTGGAAAGACTAAGAGAAATCGAGAGCATACTttacaaagaagaagaaaagaaagaaactcagttCTCATCTGTAATATATTACACTTTAGGAGGCACCGTTGGGATTGTAGCATGGATTTTCATAATTTCAATGAACGCTGTTGTGACTGGTACAGAAGACAGACAAATAATGTTAATTTTTGCAAGATTGGGTTTAGCTGTTGTGTTTATGGTCACTTTAAGAAATGCTCTGAGTCCAAATATTGCTGTTCCAATAAATTTGTCCCGGGCCTCAGCATTTACAGCAGTTGTGATACAAAAGAAAGAATCAGCTTTACggagaaaaaaacaaagagaCATTGATGgagaaatattttttatactGAGTTTAGGACTAATTCTTGGAACAATTACTAGCGTTTGGTCGTGGTCAGATGTGCTTGTAGCATGTTGTGCTTCTCCTGGAGTCGCATTCAGTGTTCTTGCATTCTTAAAATATTCCTTCACATTCAATCAAATGAATGACGGAGAAACTCTGATGTTTGCACTCAAGTTATTTTTCTGTTGTACAGTCGGGGCGACACTCTCAATGTGGTGTGTGACTGTGTTTACTCTGATTGGTGTGAAGATGACAATAATTCTGCTAATATTAGTGGTTATAATTCTGTGCTTCTGTTTTAAGCATGAAACacacatatttttatttgttttatttattgttataatttgGACATGTTGTTGTGTGCTTGTTGGttccatcattttaattttaaaacattccTTCCATGTTTTATATAACATTACTGTTTAG
- the LOC127435671 gene encoding uncharacterized protein LOC127435671 yields the protein MRIGMFLDCLQRRNLSTGVCSCVYVPHLGHPSKNVLDTPLVGRHTWVKTSESTCASPLSKDTDKAPLTIALKPVTRYRCKTKHNPHNLRPLCTSAPALLSFSVGLWNCQSAVNKADFIPAFATQSTLSILALTETWICPEDTATPAALSNSFSFSHTPRLPGQLTNFLEELDVLLSSLPEDGRPLVVLGDFNIHQVKPQATELNTLLASFDFEKLHTTATHRSGNQLDQIFTCQHILHHPAPDCVTSFVKSD from the exons ATGAGGATTGGTATGTTTTTAGACTGCTTACA GAGAAGAAatttatctacaggagtctgcagttgcgt gtatgtgccccatcttggccaccccagtaaaaatgtcctggatacaccACTGGTGGGAAGACATACTtgggtaaagaccagcgagtctacctgtgcgagtccactgagcaaggacaccgacaaggcgccactcaccatagcacttaa ACCGgttacacgatatcgatgcaagaccaaacacaacccacacaacctacggccactttgcacttcagcacctgctctgctctctttctcagtgggactctggaactgccagtcagctgtgaacaaagctgacttcattccagcctttgctacgcagtccaccctcagcatcctggcattgacagaaacatggatatgtccagaggatacagcaacacctgctgctctctccaacagcttctccttctctcacacccctcgactcCCCG gtcagctgacaaactttcttgaggagttggatgtcctgctgtcctccttgccggaggatggtaggccacttgtggttcttggtgatttcaacatacaccaagtcaagccccaggccactgaactgaatactctcctggcctcatttgactttgaaaaactacacaccacagcaactcacagatcaggcaaccagctggaccaaatttttacat gccagcacatactacaccacccagcccctgactgtgtgacgtccttcgtgaaatcggactga